Genomic DNA from Shouchella patagoniensis:
ATTTTTCATATAATCCTTAATCATCGCTACGATTTGATCCAAATTGCTATACGTTTCCTTGAGCGTACTGCCTTCAGGAGCAATATCCACATCATGGAAGCAGAAATAAGGAACGTTTAACTTTTCAAAAAACTCAAATGCTGCTTCGACACGCGCTTTCGCCAAATCCATGCCAGTAAAGCCATTCCAAGGACGTATTGCTGTGCCCGCCCCAAACGGATCAGATAAATCTTCAGTAAACGTATGCCAATAAGCAACGCCAAAGCGAAGAATTTCCTCCATTGATTTTCCATTTACTTGTTCCGTCGGATTATAAAATTTAAACGCTAACGGATTGTTTGATTTAGGGCCTTCATAGGCAATCTTATTTACATTTTCAAAATAACTCATTCCTTCATCTCCTCTTGATTCGTTTGTTTGTTTATTAATTAAACTAAGTGTAGCTTGATTGCTAAACTGCGTCAATAGGAGAATTAGCAGAGAGCTATCTTATCCGTCTTCCTGTACGTACTTATCGATCGTTGTTCTTTTATTGGTACTTGATATTGCCTTCCCATTAGAACTCCATATTAAATACAAGATGGTACATCAATGAATACCGTTACTTCGCTTCTACACATGCCCAAGCGTCAACTTCCACTTTAAACTGAGGTGCTGCTAATGCTACAACGTAAATCATCGTTGTACACGGAAGTTGATCTCCTAAAAAAGCTCCTATGACTTCTCGACGTTTTGTTGCTTCAAAATCACCTACTAAATAAAAAACGAGCTTCGTTAAATCTTTCACACTCATATTGGCTGCTTCTAAATTTAATTGAATATTTTCTAATGCTATTTCCAATTGTTTCAAAGGATCTTCAGGCACATCGCCATTTGTCTTCATCCCTAATTGACCGGAT
This window encodes:
- a CDS encoding RidA family protein codes for the protein MRQARNPENIHPPIAPYVHQIEVTGPGRWLTLSGQLGMKTNGDVPEDPLKQLEIALENIQLNLEAANMSVKDLTKLVFYLVGDFEATKRREVIGAFLGDQLPCTTMIYVVALAAPQFKVEVDAWACVEAK